The Thiorhodovibrio frisius genome segment CTCGTCGCCACCTTTACCGGTGCGCTCTTGCCGCTACTGCTGCGCCGCCTCGGCATCGACCCGGCGCTGGCTGGCGGTGTCATTCTCACCACGGTGACCGACGTGGTGGGCTTTATGGCGTTTCTTGGTCTGGCGACCCTGTTTTTGCTGTGAGCGCATCGGTATCCCAATTGCAAACTCGTTTTCGATTGTGGGCTGGGTGACGGACGCTTAAGACGCTTAAGTTTAGAAAGCAAGCAATGGACGCTGCCGTGTATTTCGAGACCATTGTCGGCGGATTTCGCGCGTAGTCTAGGTATTCTTACGCATAGGCATTTCTGCCAAGACCGCCTAGAGTCTTTCCGGGTTGCGTCGTGTCGCGGGCTGAAGTTCCATTACGAAGGCTCCAAATCCTAACGCTCATGGTCCCGATCACCCTGGATAATGAATCCCTGTGATTCACATGAGGGTTCCAGTCCTTCCTACTCCATTCAGACTTCAGCCTGAGTGCGTCGCTTCATCCTTTCGATCCTTTATTGATTCGGCCTCCCACCGGCTTCCCAGCGGAGGCGAATTCCCTACGATCCAAAAGGTAATGCTTATGTCTGTTGATCCATACCACAATGGCGGGCCGATGCTCGCAAAACCCGATGCTTTGCGCCATCGACTGACGGCCCCGCTTGCCGTCGCCCTGACCTTAAACTTTGCGCTGCCCTACGCGGCGGCGGCCCCGGATGCAGAATCCGCCAACCCGCGCGGCGCAACCACAGGCCCAACCTCGGCCAAGGGGTATGACTTTCCTGGGCATTTCATTCATCTCAAGGCCGAGAAGCCGGCCGACAACATGTATCCGGTCATCGCCCATCCGGAGCAAGAGAACGCCGCGCGCGAGAAGCTCGCCGAATTGGAGAAGAAAACCGGCAAGAAGCCCAATGTGCTGATCTTCCTGCTCGACGACGTGGGCTGGATGGATCCCGGCTTCAACGGCGGTGGCGTGGCCGTCGGTAATGCCACGCCCAACATGGATGAGCTGGCGCAAGACGGGTTGCTGCTGACCTCGGCCTACTCGACGCCGTCCTGCTCACCGAGTCGCGCGACCATTCACACCGGTCAGAATCCGCTGCATCACGGCATCCTGCGCCCGCCGATGTATGGCGAGCCGGGCGGCCTTGACGGTGCCATCACCTTGCCCAAGCTGCTCAAGAAACACGGCTATGTCACCCAGGGCGTTGGCAAGTGGCACATGGGTGAGAACAAGGGCTCGTTGCCACAGAATGTCGGCTATGACGACTATGTCGGCTTTCTGGGCGTCTCGGATATGTATACCGAATGGCGCGATCTCTATTTTAACCCCGAGGTCGCTCTCTCGCCGGCGCGCTTCAAGATGATGCAGGAGGATGGCTTTGACCACCACGAGGTCCATTGCACCGCCGATGACACCGAGCAATGCAAGGACGGCAAGCTGATCGACCTCGACTACATCAAAGACCTTGACACCCACTGGAAGGACGTCAGCCTAGCCTTTCTCGACAAAATGAAGGACAGCGACGAGCCGTTCTTCCTCTATCACGCCACCCGTGGTTGCCATTTCGACAACTATCCGCCCGATGAATACCTGGGCAAATCGGCCGCGCATACCGTCTATAGTGATTGCATCGTGCAGATGGATGATATCTTCGGGGCCTTGGTCGACAAGCTTGAAGAAACCGGCCAGCTTGAGAACACCTTGATCCTGCTCACCTCCGACAATGGGCCGGAATGTGAAATCCCGCCGCATGGTCGCACCCCATTCCGCGGCTGTAAGGGGTCGAGCTGGGAAGGCGGTGTGCGCGTGCCGACCTTCGCCTATTGGAAAGGCATGATCCCGTCACGTCGCTCCGATGGCCTGTTCGACTTTGCCGATATTCTGCCCACCGTGATGTCAATGACCGGCGTTTCCGGGGCCGACCTGGCTGGAGAGTTCTCCGACGTTACCTACATCGACGGCGTCGATCAGCTGCCCTTCCTGCTGGCCGATGATGGTCTGTCAAGCCGGCGCAGTCGTCCCTACACCATCAACCAGTACTTCGGTGGCATTCGGATCGATGAGTTCAAATTGGTCTGGACCGGGGAGATTGAGAACGGGGTGGTGCAAAAAGGCGATTTTGGCGGCTTCAGCGGTTCGGTCTTCACCGAAAGTGGCGGCGCTATTATGTTTAATCTCTACACTAACCCACAGGAAGACGTGAGCATCGGTGTTCGCCATATTCCAATGTACGTTCCGCTCGAGGGAGCGGCTGGCGCCTATATGGCCGACCTGATGAAGTATCCGCCGCAGTTCAAGATCGGCTTTATCAGCAACAACCCGCCGATGTATGACCTTGCGCCGAAAGAGCAAAAGGCCGTGCAGAAGATGCTTGATGAGCGAGGTATGGGGCGTCCAACCCCCTGATCCGCGTGTTTTGAACTGTCCCGGCGCATGACGCCGGGCAACCCATGACGCATGATCCTGGTCATCCCGGATCATGCGTCTTTATGTTTTGCGCGAAGTTTGCTAGAAGCTATTTCGCTCCATCGAACACTGTGCATGCGGCTAAGCCGCTTGGCTGTGCCTTGCATGCTTTCTCTATACAGCAGTACCTGATCGGCTTTCCCTGCGGGCGCACCAGAAGTGCCCGCAACATCTGCGACCCTAACCAAAGGTGATACCCAAATGCATACCAAAATCAAAGGTAACCGCAAGCCGCTGAGCCTGTTGTGGCCTGCGGCGCTGGTGCTTGCTGGCCTCGGCGCGACCGGCGCGCTCTTTGCCGCAGACACTGACCCACTAGCGTCTTGGACGACTGGTGACAGCAAACAGGCGATCATCGAGTTTGTGGACAAGGTCACCACGCCAGGCTCGCCCGACTTCGTGCCGCCTGAGGACCGCATTGCCACCTTCGACAACGACGGCACACTCTGGCCGTCGCACCCCATTTACACCCAGCTCGCCTTTGCCCTGGACCGGGTGAAGGCGCTGGCTCCCCAGCACCCGGAGTGGAAGACGACAGAGCCCTTCAAGTCGGTGCTTGCCAACGATCTGGCCGGCATTGCGGCGAGCGGAGAAAAGGGCATTCTTGAGCTGGTCATGGCGACCCATGCCGGCATGAGCACGGCCGAGTTTGAACAGATCGTGACCGACTGGTTCAAGACCGCCAAGCATCCGAAGTTCGACCGGCGCTACACCGAGCTAGCCTACCAGCCGATGCTCGAACTGCTCGACTACCTGCGCGACAATGGCTTCACCACCTACATCGTCTCCGGCGGCGGCATCGAGTTCATGCGGCCGATGACCATGGAGGTCTACGGCATACCCGCACAGCAGGTGATCGGTTCATCGATCAAGACCGAGTACAAGGTGGTCGACGGCAAGCCCGAGCTGATACGTAAACCCGAGGTGAACTTCATCGACGACAAAACGGGCAAGCCGGTCGGCATCAATCAGTTCATCGGCAAGCGTCCCATCGCCGCCTTCGGCAATTCCGATGGCGACCGGCAGATGCTCGAATGGACTGGCGCAGGCGCGGGCGCGCGCTTGATGATGCTGGTTTTCCACGACGACGCGAAGCGCGAATACGCCTACGGCCCCGCCGAGGGGCTGCCCGACACCAAGTTCGGCACCTTCAGCCAGGACCTGATGGACGAGGCCAAGGCTAAGGGCTGGTCCGTGATCAGCATAAAGGACGATTGGAAGCGCATCTTCGCTCCTGATCAATGAGCGCCAGGACGCAACCCGCTGACGAGCGATCCAACAATTGACCAATTTCCGATTGGTATAAACAGAGATGACCTCCTTTTTTTATCAAATTCCGATTTGGGGCGTGGTTCTGCTGTTTTTCGTCCTCGTGATGATCGCGATCGAGATCGGTTATCGCGCCGGGCATCGCACCAAGGAATTTTGGGAGAGCGCGGAGGCCGGTGGGGGCAATGTCGTTCTCTCGTCGATGTTGCTGCTGCTTGGGCTGATCCTGGCGCTGACCTTCTCAGCCAGTGTGGGCAATCACCAGTCCCGGCAGAAGGCCGTGATCACTGACGCGAATGCGATCGGCAAGGTGTTTCTGCTGGCCGATCTGGTCGCCAAACCTGAGGATCAGAAATTAAAGAAGGCGCTGCTTGAGTACGCGCGCACTCAGGTCATTACGAGAAGTGACGCACTCAGTTCCCAAAAGCTCCAGGATTTGATCCAGGAGTCGACGCGCGCGGCAGCCGCGATCTGGCAGCTTACCGAAGAGATTGTGCAAGAGAAGGAGGCTGGTGCGTTCGATGTGTCTCTCGGCTTGGCGGTGACGGATCTTTTTGGTTCGCACCGCCTGCGCAATTGGAATGTTTTTTACCGACTACCGGGCATTGTGCTCGCCATTTTGGTGATCATCGCCACAGCTTCTCTGGCAATCGGCGGCTTTAACGCCGGCATTTCAGGGAGAATCAGCCGTTCGCGGATGACGGCTCTCGCCCTGGTTCTGTCCGGTGTCATGCTGCTGCTTGTGGATATTGACCACCCAGTGTCCGGCTTTATCCAGGTGGACCAGGAGGTTATCCAGACGCTCATTGACCAAATACAGCAGGACCTTGGGCAGTAGCTGCTGTTTTACGCTAAGGGTTCGCTTTGAGCCGCAGCGTCTTTCGGTGGTACAAAAAGGGACAGTAACGCCTTGGTCGAACGGACCTTGAACTTGCGCAGCACACTACGTCGATGCGCTTCACCCGTGCGCGGGCTGATGCCAAGCGCCAGGGCAATCTCTTTGGTCGATTTACCGGCCAGCAGATGATCAAAGACTTCACGCTCTCGCGCAGTTAGCGTATTGGAGCACTGATCGATATGGTCCTGGGTCTCCCGCGAGTTCTTGCGGCGGCCGTCAACGGCTAGCGCGGCCT includes the following:
- a CDS encoding sulfatase-like hydrolase/transferase, whose product is MLAKPDALRHRLTAPLAVALTLNFALPYAAAAPDAESANPRGATTGPTSAKGYDFPGHFIHLKAEKPADNMYPVIAHPEQENAAREKLAELEKKTGKKPNVLIFLLDDVGWMDPGFNGGGVAVGNATPNMDELAQDGLLLTSAYSTPSCSPSRATIHTGQNPLHHGILRPPMYGEPGGLDGAITLPKLLKKHGYVTQGVGKWHMGENKGSLPQNVGYDDYVGFLGVSDMYTEWRDLYFNPEVALSPARFKMMQEDGFDHHEVHCTADDTEQCKDGKLIDLDYIKDLDTHWKDVSLAFLDKMKDSDEPFFLYHATRGCHFDNYPPDEYLGKSAAHTVYSDCIVQMDDIFGALVDKLEETGQLENTLILLTSDNGPECEIPPHGRTPFRGCKGSSWEGGVRVPTFAYWKGMIPSRRSDGLFDFADILPTVMSMTGVSGADLAGEFSDVTYIDGVDQLPFLLADDGLSSRRSRPYTINQYFGGIRIDEFKLVWTGEIENGVVQKGDFGGFSGSVFTESGGAIMFNLYTNPQEDVSIGVRHIPMYVPLEGAAGAYMADLMKYPPQFKIGFISNNPPMYDLAPKEQKAVQKMLDERGMGRPTP
- a CDS encoding HAD family hydrolase, with the translated sequence MHTKIKGNRKPLSLLWPAALVLAGLGATGALFAADTDPLASWTTGDSKQAIIEFVDKVTTPGSPDFVPPEDRIATFDNDGTLWPSHPIYTQLAFALDRVKALAPQHPEWKTTEPFKSVLANDLAGIAASGEKGILELVMATHAGMSTAEFEQIVTDWFKTAKHPKFDRRYTELAYQPMLELLDYLRDNGFTTYIVSGGGIEFMRPMTMEVYGIPAQQVIGSSIKTEYKVVDGKPELIRKPEVNFIDDKTGKPVGINQFIGKRPIAAFGNSDGDRQMLEWTGAGAGARLMMLVFHDDAKREYAYGPAEGLPDTKFGTFSQDLMDEAKAKGWSVISIKDDWKRIFAPDQ
- a CDS encoding bestrophin-like domain, whose translation is MTSFFYQIPIWGVVLLFFVLVMIAIEIGYRAGHRTKEFWESAEAGGGNVVLSSMLLLLGLILALTFSASVGNHQSRQKAVITDANAIGKVFLLADLVAKPEDQKLKKALLEYARTQVITRSDALSSQKLQDLIQESTRAAAAIWQLTEEIVQEKEAGAFDVSLGLAVTDLFGSHRLRNWNVFYRLPGIVLAILVIIATASLAIGGFNAGISGRISRSRMTALALVLSGVMLLLVDIDHPVSGFIQVDQEVIQTLIDQIQQDLGQ